From a region of the Bermanella marisrubri genome:
- a CDS encoding ParA family protein: MKVVSFVNMKGGVAKTTLSINIADCMATRHGLRVLIIDLDPQFNATQALVHGSDYVGYLEKGGHTIVDIFDDNPRVQTSSVKGELPAQPLALEEIKPMVRKNNLFLLPGALELYRLDMTGGQGREHRLKRYIDIVKSSGLYDLVIIDTPPTPSTWMSAALIASDYYLVPVKPEPLSVTGVDLLRNVINRVKENYSLGIECLGVVLTISDERETVYKNAKEYLDSAAFWKGKRFKKSLLKRTEIARRQGNQELILDTDDSKLKMAIADITREALQKLGLEN; this comes from the coding sequence ATGAAGGTAGTCAGCTTTGTAAATATGAAAGGTGGTGTTGCAAAAACAACCTTGTCTATAAATATTGCAGACTGTATGGCAACTAGACATGGATTGAGAGTGCTAATTATAGATTTAGATCCTCAATTTAATGCTACTCAGGCGTTAGTACATGGTTCAGATTATGTCGGTTACCTAGAAAAAGGTGGGCATACGATTGTTGATATCTTTGATGATAACCCTAGAGTTCAAACTAGCTCTGTGAAGGGGGAATTGCCGGCTCAACCTCTTGCATTAGAAGAAATTAAGCCAATGGTACGCAAAAACAACTTGTTTTTACTTCCCGGTGCACTTGAGCTTTATCGTTTGGATATGACAGGAGGGCAAGGTAGAGAGCATCGCTTAAAAAGATATATAGACATTGTTAAAAGTTCAGGGCTATATGACCTAGTTATCATTGATACTCCACCAACGCCTTCTACTTGGATGTCCGCTGCTTTAATCGCATCTGATTATTATTTGGTTCCTGTTAAACCTGAACCTCTATCAGTTACTGGTGTTGACCTCTTAAGAAATGTGATAAATCGAGTTAAAGAGAATTACTCGCTTGGAATCGAGTGCCTTGGTGTGGTGTTGACAATTTCAGATGAAAGAGAAACGGTTTACAAAAATGCCAAAGAGTACCTTGATTCGGCTGCTTTCTGGAAAGGGAAGCGATTCAAAAAATCATTACTGAAGCGAACGGAAATAGCGAGACGACAAGGTAACCAAGAATTAATTTTGGATACCGATGATTCAAAATTAAAAATGGCGATAGCAGATATTACTAGAGAAGCACTACAGAAATTAGGTTTGGAGAACTAA